A genomic segment from Cloacibacillus sp. An23 encodes:
- a CDS encoding S-layer homology domain-containing protein produces the protein QPATRYEMASIVARALVTVDAEKASKQDMELLKKLVMEFKDELDALGVKVDSLDKRVAVLEDRLGGWKVNGQFWFDARFASNDDSDHNSYGFTGNGANDENQFGFAYARMMVTKYIDDNTFFFFRARFNDGSGDLDNWFMDRFYVRTKLPWDITFTVGRQYSDWEGDAELYRALVGDNEGGVWKDQKYDGFNFQKSFGMLDAELLIGRNDNMISDKYSYYDGTFTNGDPDSVANDNAFMEYGLRLQANFSENFYLGLMGLYFDADEVDLSDAVEQNGQLGKYIVGDALDLQQYGAYLSYSFTPSVALRGYYYFQDLDDGWIGAATEDSPQTWSVLLDLKQDLLKFTSLWVQYIEQDNTWVGPRASTQYPAIFTPGEAYPITGDGTNKTFMVNAYQQWGESKWSSFIQYMTTDWDQSGWDDTDQYTIGIGYQYTPQIKFWLAYNYIDYGDKAFQNSGQKYDGGESVILFRTAIDF, from the coding sequence CAGCCGGCGACTCGTTATGAGATGGCGTCGATAGTGGCGCGCGCTCTCGTGACGGTGGACGCTGAAAAGGCCAGCAAGCAGGATATGGAACTCCTCAAGAAGCTCGTCATGGAATTCAAGGATGAGCTCGACGCCCTCGGCGTGAAGGTCGATTCGCTCGACAAGCGCGTCGCGGTGCTCGAGGACCGTCTCGGCGGATGGAAAGTGAACGGTCAGTTCTGGTTCGACGCCCGCTTCGCGAGCAACGATGACTCCGACCACAACTCTTACGGCTTCACCGGCAACGGCGCGAACGATGAAAATCAGTTCGGCTTTGCCTATGCCCGTATGATGGTCACGAAGTACATCGACGACAACACGTTCTTCTTCTTCCGCGCCCGCTTCAACGACGGCTCCGGCGACCTTGACAACTGGTTCATGGATCGTTTCTATGTCCGCACGAAGCTTCCGTGGGACATCACCTTCACCGTCGGACGTCAGTACAGCGACTGGGAAGGCGATGCTGAGCTCTATCGCGCTCTCGTCGGCGACAACGAAGGCGGCGTCTGGAAAGACCAGAAATACGATGGCTTCAACTTCCAGAAGAGCTTCGGTATGCTTGACGCCGAACTCCTTATCGGACGCAATGATAACATGATTTCCGATAAGTATTCTTACTATGATGGAACCTTCACCAACGGAGACCCTGATAGCGTTGCTAATGATAATGCCTTCATGGAGTACGGTCTGAGACTCCAGGCGAATTTCAGCGAGAACTTCTACCTCGGCCTCATGGGCCTCTACTTCGATGCTGATGAAGTAGACCTCAGCGATGCCGTTGAGCAGAACGGACAGCTCGGAAAATACATCGTCGGTGATGCGCTTGACCTCCAGCAGTACGGTGCGTACCTCAGCTACAGCTTCACCCCGTCAGTAGCTCTCCGCGGTTACTACTACTTCCAGGATCTCGACGACGGCTGGATCGGCGCCGCGACGGAAGACAGCCCGCAGACATGGAGCGTCCTCCTCGACCTCAAGCAGGATCTCCTCAAGTTCACCTCGCTGTGGGTGCAGTATATCGAGCAGGACAACACCTGGGTCGGACCGAGAGCTTCTACGCAGTACCCGGCGATATTCACGCCTGGCGAGGCCTACCCGATCACCGGCGACGGCACCAACAAGACCTTCATGGTCAACGCCTATCAGCAGTGGGGCGAGAGCAAGTGGAGCAGCTTCATCCAGTACATGACCACCGACTGGGATCAGAGCGGCTGGGATGACACTGATCAGTACACGATCGGTATCGGTTACCAGTACACCCCGCAGATCAAGTTCTGGCTCGCCTATAACTACATCGACTACGGTGATAAAGCGTTCCAGAATTCCGGTCAGAAGTATGACGGTGGCGAGAGCGTAATCCTCTTCCGTACCGCGATCGACTTCTAA